Proteins from one Strix uralensis isolate ZFMK-TIS-50842 chromosome 14, bStrUra1, whole genome shotgun sequence genomic window:
- the LOC141949825 gene encoding E3 ubiquitin-protein ligase PHF7-like encodes MSERREEEAPDSMEEACVLCGRAAADPVLCGQKINTEDFCAHFFCLIFASELFYWQDEESGMLASDPNELCRTVVRAAQKKCFVCGESGAAITCCWEGCDRSFHLPCAMEGECITQYFALHSSFCREHRPEQEVEAAPENNTECLICLEPVEDRKSYRTMVCPACKHAWFHRGCIQGQAVCADISFSCPLCRDKRAFLVDMLTMGIRIPLRNPSQDNEPPDEELIQRHSRCDAHECLCPGGREQAEERGPWELLLCSSCAAEGTHRRCSNLRTSRTSWECESCAGRGTDSSDSSELAASGTGSRSGSGSSHNLTAQDSSSSSTGSQVASEPSHDFPVLQGSSSSSSPGPDHRQRRSRVQRQAQTPYSRPRRHQERSRAPAPSAESSTPSQAALGTSHSSPVLESSSPSTASQLPAESSCPSPAPESGSSSSRRGPMRMRDRSRVEHRSQNPYSRRGRRRGTSRALSPRAGPDPPPPAQ; translated from the exons ATGtctgagaggagagaggaggaggcccccgactcgatggaggagg cgtgtGTGCTGTGCGGCCGGGCAGCAGCGGACCCCGTTCTCTGCGGGCAGAAAATCAATACTGAAGActtctgtgcccatttcttttgcctg atttttgccagtgagcttttttaCTGGCAGGACGAGGAATCAGGGATGCTGGCATCTGACCCTAACGAACTTTGCCGCACAGTCGTGCGGGCAGCGCAGAAG AAATGCTTCGTCTGTGGTGAGAGTGGGGCTGCCATCacctgctgctgggagggctgcgACCGCAGCTTCCATTTGCCCTGTGCCATGGAGGGTGAATGCATCACCCAGTACTTTGCTCTGCACAg ctccttctgcagggagcatcgcccagagcaggaggtggaggcagcTCCGGAGAACAACACCGAATGCCTCAtctgcctggagcctgtggaggacagaaagtcctaccGCACCATGGTGTGCCCCGCCTGCAAACACGCCTGGTTCCACAGGGGCTGCATCCAG GGCCAGGCTGTGTGCGCTGATATTTCCTTCAGCTGCCCCCTCTGCAGAGACAAGCGTGCCTTTCTTGTGGACATGCTCACAATGGGCATCCGAATCCCCTTGAG aaatCCATCACAGGACAATGAGCCTCCAGACGAAGAACTAATCCAGAGGCACAGCCGCTGCGACGCCCACGAGTGCCTTTGTCCTGGAGGCAGGGAACAGGCAGAGGAACGGGG gccctgggaactgctcctgtgcagctcctgcgctgCCGAGGGCACCCACCGGCGCTGCTCCAACTTGAGGaccagcaggaccagctgggagtgtgagagctgtgctggccggggcaccg actccagtgacagctcagagcTCGCTGCCTCTGGCACTGGTAGCCGGTCAGGATCGGGATCATCCCACAACTTGACAGCACaagacagcagcagctccagcactggtAGCCAGGTGGCATCGGAGCCGTCCCACGACTTCCCAGTGcttcagggcagcagcagctccagctcaccTGGGCCCGACCACAGGCAACGCCGCTCCCGGGTGCAACGTCAGgcccagacgccctacagccggcccagaagaCACCAGGAGAGGAGCCGcgcaccagcaccaagtgctgagagcagcacccccagccaggcagcactggggacgtcccacagctccccagtactggagagcagcagccccagcaccgccagccagctgccagcggagtcctcctgcccctctccagcgCCCGAGAGTGGCAGCAGCTCTAGCCGCCGTGGGCCCATGCGGATGAGGGACCGCTCCCGCGTGGAACATCGGTCCCAAAACCCTTACAGCCGGCGCGGACGCAGACGCGGGACCAGCCGTGCGCTGTCCCCAcgtgctggccctgatccccctCCACCCGCGCAATAA